GCGTGCTGCCCGGCTACGGCATGCAGCGCCCCAACGACTGGGGGCTGGGCTTCGAGATTCGGGACTCCAAATCGCCGCACTGGACGGGGGCGCGGAATTCGGCGCGAACCTACGGCCATTTCGGCCAAGCGGGTGGTTTCATCTGGGCGGATCCCGACGCCGAGCTGGTGTTGGTGGCGCTGACGGACCGCGATTTCGGCAAGTGGGCGCACGAGCCGTGGCGGGCGGTCGCCGACGCGGTGCTGCTCCAATACATCAAATAGGCATCGAGCACTAGCGCAACACGGGTATCACAAGGCACAATAGACCCGTACGAAACAAAACGTTCGAATAAGCATCCTGCTTTCGGTCCGCCAGGTCGTTGGGGAAGACGTCCCTCGTGGAACCGAAGGAGCAGGTAGATGCGTGCGTCGAATCAATTCGCCGACGTGACGGCTGGTGTGGTGTACGTGCATGCCTCGCCCGCGGCGGTATGCCCGCATGTCGAGTGGGCGTTGTCGTCGACCTTGCAGTCCAAGGCCAACCTGGTCTGGACACCGCAGCCGGCGATGCCGGGGCAACTGCGGGCGGTCACCAACTGGGTCGGTCCGGTGGGGACCGGCGCCCGGCTGGCCAACGCGCTGCGGTCGTGGTCGGTGCTGCGTTTCGAAGTCACCGAGGACCCGAGCCCCGGAGTCGACGGCCATCGCTTCTGCCACACCCCGCAGTTGGGCCTGTGGAGCGGATCGATGAGCGCCAACGGAGACGTCATCGTCGGCGAGATGCGGCTGCGGGCCATGATGGCGCAGGGCGCCGACTACCTGGCCGCCGAACTCGACACGGTCCTGGGCACGGCCTGGGACGAGGCGCTCGAGGTGTACCGCGACGGCGGCGACGCCGGCGAAGTCACCTGGCTCAGCCGGGGCGTGGGCTAACTTCGGACTAGACCGCCGGCGGCCTGGCCGGCGCTGCAGCGGCGCACGTCTGCCCAGCCGTCGTGCGTGTCGCCCCGGTCGTCACACCGTCCGCGGCCGCAGGATCTGCAGCGCCCCCGGCACCGCCGAGATCTCGGCGGGCAGCGGACAGGCGAAGTCGCCGTCGGCGTAGACGTTGATGCCGGCGCATTCGACGTGAATCGTTTTCGCACGCGCGGTGCGCACCTCGTCGAGGTTGACGTGCGTGCCCTTGAGCACGGTGGGAAACAGGCGGACCAGTTTGGTGCGAGACGCGGTGTACACCATCGTGATATCGAGCAAACCGTCGGTGTAGTCGGCATTGGGACAGATCAGCAGGCCGCCGCCGTAGCTTCGGGTGTTGCCGAACGCCGCCAGCGTGATGTCGGCGTCGATCTCGGTGCTGCCGTCGAGCACCAGCCGAAACGGCAGCATCCGTAGCTGCGAGAGTTCGGCGAGCATCGCCGCGTAATAGCACAGCCTTCCGTGCGGCCAGGTCATCCGATTGGCGCGGTCAGTGACCAGGGAATCGAATCCCGTCGCCGCCACCGTGCCGAACCACTTGGCCACGCCGTTGCCGTCCACGATGCGGCCCAAGTCGATCGTCTGGGCCCAACCGTCCACGACGACGTCCGCGGCGGCCTCGGGAGCCTTTGTGGGAATACCGAATTCGCGGGCATGATCATTGCCGGTACCCGCCGGGATGATGCCCAGCGGAATGTCGGTGCCCGCCAACACCTGCAGCGCGTTGGAGATGACGCCGTCGCCGCCGGTGGCGACCAGCGCGTCGGTGCCGCGTTCGATGGCGGCGGCGGCCAGATGACGGGCGTCGGCGGCGTCGTCGCCGATGATCTCGTTCACCTCCACGCCGCGGGCGTGCAGCCGGGCGATGGCGGCCTGCGCGGCATGGACGGCGGTGCCGTGACCGGACCGGGGATTGGTCAGCGCGGTCACCTTGGCGATCTCGCGCTGGCGCGGCGGTGTCACGGAATCAGCTTGCCGGGGTTGAGGATTCCCGCCGGATCCAAGGTCGCCTTGACGGCGCGCAATACCTGCACACCCAAGTCGCCCACCTCGTTGCGCATCCACGGCCGGTGGTCGGCGCCGACGGCGTGGTGGTGGGTGATGGTGCCGCCGGTGGCGACGATCGCGTTTGACGCCGCCGTCTTCGCGGCCCGCCACTGCTCGATCGGATTGCCGCGCTGGCCTGCGACCACGGTGAAGTACAACGACGCGCCGGTGGGATACACGTGCGAAATGTGGCACATCACCAGTGCCGGTGTCCCGCTTTCGGCCAGGGCGGTGGTGAGTGCGTCGGTGACGGCCGCCTTGAGCGCGGCGATGTTGGACCAGTCGGTCGCGGTTTCCAGCGTCTCGCACAGGGCCCCGGCGGCCAGCAGCGAATCGCGCAGATACGGCGCATCGAACCGGCCGCGCTCCCAGGCCTGCGCCGGCCCTTCGCCCAGCGAGGTGCCGCCGTGGGCCGCCAGCAGTGCGCTGGTTTCGGCGTGTCGGCTCTCGACGTGTTCCTTGGTGCCCTCGAACACGGTGATGGCCAAACAGCCACCGGTGAGCTGGTTTTCCCCGATGGACTCGGTGGTAGCGAGGTTGACCCCGGTCTCGGCCTCGTCGGACAGGCGAATGACGGTGGGGCCGGTCGCGTTCTGGGTGACCGCCCGCAGCGCCGCGGCCCCGGTCTCGAAGTCAGGGAACGACCAGGCCTGGTAGCGGACCTCCGCCGGAACGCGGTGCACCCGCAGCCGAACCTGGGTGATCACGCCGAAGGTGCCCTCCGAGCCGATCAGCAGCTGGCGCAGATCGGGGCCGGCCGCCGACTCCGGCCCGCGACCCAGCTCCAGCGTCCCGACCGGGGTGACCACCCGCAGGCCGCGCACCATGTCGTTGAACCGGCCGTAGCCGGCGGAGTCCTGCCCGGAGGACCGGGTCGCGGCGAACCCGCCGATCGTGGCGTACTGGAAGCTCTGCGGGAAATGCCCCAGCGAGAAGCCGTGCGCGCCCAGCAGGCGTTCGGCGTCCGGGCCGGTGACCCCGGCGCCGAGGACCGCCAGGCCCGACACCTCGTCGAGCTCGATGAGCTGGTCGAAGCGGCGCAGGTCGAGTGAGATGACCGCGGTGAAGTCGCCGCGCACGGGGTCCAGGCCGCCCACCACGCTGGTGCCGCCGCCGAACGGGACCACCGCGATGCGGTGCTGCGAGCAGTAGCGCAGGATCGCGGCCACGGCGTCCTCGTCACCGGGCAGCAGGACCGCGTCCGGGGCATCCTGCACCCCGGTGTCCTTGCGGCGCAGCAGATCGAGCGTGGATTTACCGCCGGCGTGCAACAGCCGGTCGCGGTCATCGGTGCGGCAGTACTCGGCGCCGACGATCTCGGCCAGCGCGTCCTGCTCCGCCGCCGACAGGGCGGATCCGCGCAGCTTTACCTGGTCGGCGGCGAGTTCGGCGGAATGTGAATCCTCAAGCCCCACAGCCTGTCTCAGCAACGACCGAATGCCGTCGGACAGTGGTTTGGCGCTGGCGGGATCCCCCCACGCATTCCATTTCATCGGGGGAAGAAGTGCCTCAGGTCGCGTCATGCGTTACAGTATTACACATGTTGTCAATCAGTAATACCGGGTTGGATGTGGGCGACCGGATCTTGGCCGCGGCAGCCAGCTGCGTAGTCGATTTCGGGGTGGACCGGGTGACCCTGGCCGAGATCGCCCGCCGCGCGGGCGTGAGCCGGCCGACGGTCTACCGACGCTGGGCGGATACCCCCTCGATCGTGGCGGCGCTGCTGACCCAGCGCATCACCGACGTGATGCAGGACGCTCCGCTGCGCGGCGAGGACCGTGAATCGCTTGTGCAGCAGGTGGTTTCGGTGGCCAATCTGCTGCGCCACGACGAATTGATCATGTCGGTCATGCATTCGCATCTGGCATCGACCTACATCACCGAGCGGCTCGGGCAAAGCCAGCAGATGCTGATCGACGCCCTGGCCGACCGGTTGCGGGTGGCGCAACGACACGGCAGCGTGCGGGCCGGTGATCCGCTGCAGATGGCCACCATGGTTCTGCTAATCGCACAGTCGACGATTCAGTCCGAGCGGATCGTGCGCCCGATCCTCGACGCCGGCGCGCTGGCTACCGAACTCACCCACGCCCTGAACGGATACCTGGCCCCATGAGCGCCGCACTCAACGCCGCCCGCCGCACCGCTGACCTAACCGCGCTCGCCGACGGCACGCCGCTGGACGTCATCGTGATCGGCGGCGGCATCACCGGCGTCGGCATCGCGCTGGACGCCGCGTCACGCGGCCTGCGGGTGGCGCTGGTGGAAAAGCACGATCTGGCGTTCGGCACCAGCCGCTGGAGCTCCAAACTGGTGCACGGCGGCCTGCGCTACCTGGCCACCGGCAATGTCGGCATCGCCCGGCGCAGCGCCGTCGAGCGGGGCATCCTGATGACTCGCAACGCCCCCCACCTAGTGCACGCGATGCCGCAACTGGTTCCGCTGCTGCCGTCGCTGAGTCAGTCCAAGCGGGCGCTGGTGCGCACGGGATTCCTCGCCGGTGATGCGCTGCGGATGCTGGCGGGCACCCCGTCGTCGACGCTGCCGCGTTCGCGGCGGGTGCCGCCCGCGCGGGTAGTGCACATGGCGCCCACGGTGCGCCGCGAGGGTCTCGACGGGGGTCTACTCGCCTACGACGGGCAACTGATCGACGACGCCCGCTTGGTCACCGCGGTCGCGCGCACCGCCGCCCAGCACGGCGCCCGGATCCTCACCTATGTCGCGGCATCCGAGGCCACCGGCACCTCGGTGCGGCTGACCGACCGGCGCACCGGGCAGTCCTTCGACGTGGCCGCCCGCGTGGTGATCAATGCCGCCGGGGTGTGGGCGGGGGAGATCGACGGCGCGCTGCGGTTGCGGCCCAGCCGCGGGACCCACCTGGTCTTCGACGCCACCGTATTCGGCAATCCGACTGCGGCACTGACGATTCCGATCCCCGGCGAACTCAATCGGTTCGTCTTCGCGATGCCCGAGCAGTTGGGTCGCGTGTACCTGGGGCTCACCGACGAAGCGGCCCCCGGCCCGATTCCCGACGTGGCGCAACCGTCCGAGGAGGAAACCGCCTTCTTGCTCGACACGGTGAACACCGCACTGGGCAGCAGCGTCACGGTTGCCGATGTGATCGGGGCCTACGCCGGGTTGCGG
This Mycobacterium simiae DNA region includes the following protein-coding sequences:
- a CDS encoding DUF3145 domain-containing protein, which translates into the protein MRASNQFADVTAGVVYVHASPAAVCPHVEWALSSTLQSKANLVWTPQPAMPGQLRAVTNWVGPVGTGARLANALRSWSVLRFEVTEDPSPGVDGHRFCHTPQLGLWSGSMSANGDVIVGEMRLRAMMAQGADYLAAELDTVLGTAWDEALEVYRDGGDAGEVTWLSRGVG
- a CDS encoding FAD-binding oxidoreductase, encoding MKWNAWGDPASAKPLSDGIRSLLRQAVGLEDSHSAELAADQVKLRGSALSAAEQDALAEIVGAEYCRTDDRDRLLHAGGKSTLDLLRRKDTGVQDAPDAVLLPGDEDAVAAILRYCSQHRIAVVPFGGGTSVVGGLDPVRGDFTAVISLDLRRFDQLIELDEVSGLAVLGAGVTGPDAERLLGAHGFSLGHFPQSFQYATIGGFAATRSSGQDSAGYGRFNDMVRGLRVVTPVGTLELGRGPESAAGPDLRQLLIGSEGTFGVITQVRLRVHRVPAEVRYQAWSFPDFETGAAALRAVTQNATGPTVIRLSDEAETGVNLATTESIGENQLTGGCLAITVFEGTKEHVESRHAETSALLAAHGGTSLGEGPAQAWERGRFDAPYLRDSLLAAGALCETLETATDWSNIAALKAAVTDALTTALAESGTPALVMCHISHVYPTGASLYFTVVAGQRGNPIEQWRAAKTAASNAIVATGGTITHHHAVGADHRPWMRNEVGDLGVQVLRAVKATLDPAGILNPGKLIP
- a CDS encoding diacylglycerol kinase, giving the protein MTPPRQREIAKVTALTNPRSGHGTAVHAAQAAIARLHARGVEVNEIIGDDAADARHLAAAAIERGTDALVATGGDGVISNALQVLAGTDIPLGIIPAGTGNDHAREFGIPTKAPEAAADVVVDGWAQTIDLGRIVDGNGVAKWFGTVAATGFDSLVTDRANRMTWPHGRLCYYAAMLAELSQLRMLPFRLVLDGSTEIDADITLAAFGNTRSYGGGLLICPNADYTDGLLDITMVYTASRTKLVRLFPTVLKGTHVNLDEVRTARAKTIHVECAGINVYADGDFACPLPAEISAVPGALQILRPRTV
- a CDS encoding glycerol-3-phosphate dehydrogenase/oxidase, which codes for MSAALNAARRTADLTALADGTPLDVIVIGGGITGVGIALDAASRGLRVALVEKHDLAFGTSRWSSKLVHGGLRYLATGNVGIARRSAVERGILMTRNAPHLVHAMPQLVPLLPSLSQSKRALVRTGFLAGDALRMLAGTPSSTLPRSRRVPPARVVHMAPTVRREGLDGGLLAYDGQLIDDARLVTAVARTAAQHGARILTYVAASEATGTSVRLTDRRTGQSFDVAARVVINAAGVWAGEIDGALRLRPSRGTHLVFDATVFGNPTAALTIPIPGELNRFVFAMPEQLGRVYLGLTDEAAPGPIPDVAQPSEEETAFLLDTVNTALGSSVTVADVIGAYAGLRPLIDTGAGRTADVSREHAVVASETGVISVIGGKLTEYRYMAQDVMDRAVRLRRLEAGPCRTRNLPLIGAGANPGCGLGPAAGAGAGVAAGLPASLVARYGAEAPHVFAAARCERPTEPVADGIDVTRAEFEYAITHEAALDVDDILDRRTRIGLVARDRERVVGVAEEFLAGVG
- a CDS encoding TetR/AcrR family transcriptional regulator, whose amino-acid sequence is MLSISNTGLDVGDRILAAAASCVVDFGVDRVTLAEIARRAGVSRPTVYRRWADTPSIVAALLTQRITDVMQDAPLRGEDRESLVQQVVSVANLLRHDELIMSVMHSHLASTYITERLGQSQQMLIDALADRLRVAQRHGSVRAGDPLQMATMVLLIAQSTIQSERIVRPILDAGALATELTHALNGYLAP